A genomic region of Dactylococcopsis salina PCC 8305 contains the following coding sequences:
- the ltrA gene encoding group II intron reverse transcriptase/maturase, producing the protein MNTDNRCIKWGDIDWHKAERVVYKLQKRIYKASSRGDVKAVRRLQKLLVKSWSAKVLAVRRVTQDNQGKKTAGVDGVKSLSPVARMKLVNNLKLGSKVKPTRRVKIPKPNGEERPLGIPTMYDRALQALVKLALEPEWEAVFEPNSYGFRAGRSAHDAVTAIFDAIRYKPKYVLDADLAKCFDRINHERLLNKIKTFPTFRKQIRAWLKAGVMEGKEFSPTSEGTPQGGVISPLLANIALHGMENEIKAIAHTFDMKTNNGYQVSASNKRRSVCVIRYADDFVILHESLAVVQRCKEVVSNWLADMGLELKPSKTRIAHTLENYENEKAGFDFLGFNIRQHKVGKYTSGRDTKGRLLGFKTLITPSKESQKKHYRRIAEVIDKHKGQSQATLIANLNRVIRGWCNYFSIGVSSKVFSRLEHLTFWKLWKWGVKRHPNKGKKWVKTKYFRTIRGDKWTFATPREGSNPMVLMKHSQTAIVRHVKVKGDKSPYDGDLIYWSSRMGKHPEMPKRTASLLKKQKGKCAHCGLFFRDGDLLEVDHIAPRSKGGKDEYKNWQLLHRHCHDEKTRTDGSIHHHGTSVKGSNHHPVASIIPEDYQWENDMLVTY; encoded by the coding sequence ATGAACACGGACAACCGATGTATTAAATGGGGCGATATCGATTGGCATAAAGCCGAGAGGGTCGTCTATAAGCTCCAAAAGCGCATCTACAAAGCGTCAAGTCGTGGAGATGTCAAAGCAGTTCGCAGACTCCAGAAATTGTTAGTAAAATCTTGGTCGGCTAAGGTATTAGCGGTGCGTAGAGTTACTCAGGACAATCAGGGCAAAAAGACGGCAGGAGTGGATGGGGTTAAATCCTTGTCCCCAGTAGCACGTATGAAGCTCGTAAATAATCTGAAACTGGGTTCAAAGGTTAAACCAACTCGAAGGGTAAAGATTCCGAAACCTAATGGGGAGGAAAGACCTTTGGGAATACCTACCATGTATGACCGTGCGCTACAAGCGTTAGTAAAACTAGCCTTAGAACCTGAATGGGAGGCGGTCTTTGAACCAAATTCCTACGGGTTTCGTGCAGGGCGGTCAGCCCATGATGCTGTCACAGCTATATTTGATGCCATTCGGTACAAGCCTAAATACGTGCTTGATGCGGATCTAGCTAAATGTTTCGACCGTATCAACCACGAGAGACTCCTGAATAAAATAAAAACCTTTCCCACGTTTCGGAAACAAATTCGGGCGTGGCTCAAAGCAGGGGTAATGGAGGGTAAGGAGTTCTCGCCAACATCTGAGGGTACGCCACAGGGTGGGGTCATTTCTCCACTACTGGCTAACATTGCCCTCCACGGTATGGAAAATGAAATCAAGGCTATCGCTCACACTTTTGATATGAAAACCAATAATGGTTATCAAGTCAGTGCTTCAAATAAGCGGAGGTCTGTATGTGTAATCCGATATGCCGACGATTTCGTTATCCTACACGAGAGCCTCGCCGTTGTCCAGAGATGTAAAGAGGTTGTTTCCAATTGGTTGGCAGACATGGGGCTAGAATTGAAACCGAGCAAAACCAGAATCGCCCACACCCTTGAAAATTACGAAAATGAAAAAGCGGGGTTTGACTTCCTCGGCTTTAATATCCGCCAACATAAGGTGGGTAAATATACATCAGGAAGGGACACAAAAGGGCGACTTTTAGGGTTCAAAACGCTCATCACCCCTAGTAAGGAAAGTCAGAAAAAGCACTATCGGAGGATAGCTGAGGTAATTGATAAGCATAAAGGGCAGTCACAAGCTACTTTGATTGCGAATCTCAACCGTGTTATCCGAGGGTGGTGTAACTACTTCTCAATAGGAGTAAGCTCAAAGGTCTTCTCAAGGCTAGAACATCTGACTTTCTGGAAGTTATGGAAATGGGGTGTAAAACGTCATCCGAATAAAGGAAAGAAGTGGGTTAAAACCAAATACTTCCGAACTATAAGGGGCGACAAATGGACGTTTGCCACACCGCGTGAAGGGTCGAATCCTATGGTGCTAATGAAGCACTCACAAACAGCAATCGTCCGTCATGTCAAAGTTAAGGGGGATAAAAGCCCTTATGACGGCGACTTAATCTACTGGAGTTCAAGAATGGGCAAACACCCTGAGATGCCAAAACGAACAGCGTCGTTGCTCAAGAAGCAGAAAGGGAAGTGCGCTCACTGCGGATTGTTTTTCCGAGATGGAGATTTATTAGAGGTTGACCATATCGCCCCCCGCTCAAAAGGCGGAAAAGACGAGTATAAAAACTGGCAACTACTCCATCGACATTGCCACGATGAAAAGACCAGAACGGATGGGAGTATCCACCATCACGGGACTTCCGTAAAAGGGAGTAATCACCACCCCGTGGCTTCCATTATCCCAGAGGATTATCAATGGGAAAACGATATGCTGGTGACGTACTGA
- a CDS encoding cadherin repeat domain-containing protein, with protein sequence MVSVSNITRLLPENSANNTSVFLEINDPLIPLADVNVVLEGNFDLDGDGINTFTDPIFNFAQQAWEIRVADRDLIDFETLDSFSLTVRASDGTSRDSGTLSIPLSDVNEAPILDDATFQALDATTIETGLISSVTASDPENNSLSYEIIDGNDPDANGRGAFRIDRGAITLVNPEELTQEYNLTVAVSDSAGLQDTATVTIPVFAAPFVESRELTLDENSAEGTVISLGSDLIQDANTNLADLRVTLTSGNQDSDGDGNFAFSSPIFNPDTEAWELIVNDTDELNFEENESFALELQASDGTRADVGFPTIALNDLNEAPVIRDQTFNELNGNNASEFQLVGNVDAFDPDSGQEPPNLAITGGNDPDGNDISAFRVEDGQIQVANPGELSQDFTLTITATDTEDSNLTDSAEITIPIVAAPIVASNTIELPENSENDTAIALDIRDANTPLGDLNVTLNSGNPDNDDDGIKAFSAPTFNEEAGQWELLVTDSDELNFEFEENNSFPLRIQASDGEQSDTSFPTIALTDVNEAPELTVPEFEQPIDANQIVEEFEQAQAQAEAAEEEIELPVVGAITEIKDPDFEQSVSTLAITGGNDPDGNETNAFIINEFNELVVINPQELTQDFTLSITATDDSEDALTSN encoded by the coding sequence ATGGTTAGCGTATCCAATATTACCAGGCTGCTTCCAGAAAATAGTGCCAACAATACATCAGTTTTCTTAGAGATTAATGATCCTCTGATTCCCCTTGCTGACGTGAACGTCGTCCTTGAGGGGAATTTTGATTTAGATGGGGATGGGATTAATACGTTTACTGATCCGATTTTTAATTTTGCCCAACAGGCTTGGGAGATTCGTGTCGCCGATCGAGACCTGATCGATTTTGAAACCCTTGACTCCTTCTCTCTAACTGTCCGCGCCAGCGATGGCACATCTCGTGATTCAGGAACATTGAGCATCCCCTTAAGTGATGTGAATGAAGCTCCGATTTTGGATGATGCTACGTTTCAGGCTTTAGATGCGACAACGATCGAGACTGGCTTAATCAGTAGTGTAACAGCAAGTGATCCTGAAAATAATTCTCTTTCCTATGAAATTATTGACGGGAATGATCCTGATGCCAACGGTCGCGGGGCGTTTAGGATCGATCGAGGAGCAATTACCCTCGTTAATCCTGAAGAACTAACTCAAGAGTATAATCTCACCGTTGCTGTTAGTGATTCTGCTGGGTTACAGGACACCGCAACAGTAACCATTCCCGTCTTTGCTGCTCCTTTTGTAGAAAGCCGTGAATTAACCCTAGACGAAAATAGTGCTGAGGGAACAGTTATTAGTTTAGGGTCAGATTTAATTCAAGACGCTAACACCAACTTAGCAGACCTAAGAGTCACTCTCACCAGTGGCAATCAAGACAGTGATGGGGATGGGAACTTTGCCTTTAGCTCCCCGATTTTTAATCCCGATACAGAAGCATGGGAACTCATTGTTAACGATACCGACGAACTGAACTTTGAGGAAAACGAATCTTTTGCTTTAGAACTTCAAGCCAGTGATGGCACTCGTGCTGATGTCGGTTTTCCCACAATTGCGCTCAATGATCTCAACGAAGCACCCGTCATTCGAGACCAAACTTTCAATGAGCTTAACGGAAATAACGCTTCCGAGTTTCAACTCGTGGGCAATGTCGATGCTTTTGATCCAGACTCGGGACAAGAGCCTCCGAATTTAGCGATTACGGGTGGTAATGATCCCGATGGGAACGACATTAGTGCTTTTCGTGTTGAAGATGGACAGATTCAAGTTGCTAATCCTGGAGAACTGAGTCAAGATTTTACTCTCACCATCACCGCCACTGACACCGAAGATTCTAATCTCACTGATAGCGCGGAAATAACCATCCCAATCGTCGCTGCGCCGATCGTTGCCAGTAATACGATCGAGCTACCAGAAAACAGTGAGAATGACACGGCGATCGCCCTTGATATCCGTGATGCGAATACGCCATTAGGAGACCTCAACGTCACCTTAAACAGTGGCAATCCTGACAATGATGACGATGGGATTAAAGCCTTTAGTGCGCCCACATTTAACGAAGAAGCGGGACAATGGGAACTGCTGGTTACTGATAGTGACGAGTTAAACTTTGAATTTGAAGAAAATAACAGTTTTCCCCTGCGGATACAAGCCAGCGACGGCGAACAATCGGACACCAGTTTCCCCACCATTGCTTTAACGGATGTCAATGAAGCGCCAGAACTAACAGTTCCTGAATTTGAGCAGCCGATCGATGCCAACCAGATTGTTGAAGAATTTGAACAGGCGCAAGCGCAAGCAGAAGCAGCAGAGGAAGAGATTGAGTTACCCGTCGTTGGTGCAATCACAGAAATCAAAGACCCAGATTTCGAGCAGTCAGTGAGTACCTTAGCGATTACGGGTGGCAATGATCCTGATGGGAACGAAACCAATGCCTTCATTATCAATGAGTTTAATGAACTGGTTGTCATTAATCCCCAAGAATTAACTCAAGACTTTACCTTAAGCATTACAGCAACTGATGACTCAGAAGATGCGCTCACCAGCAATTAA
- a CDS encoding helix-turn-helix domain-containing protein, with amino-acid sequence MAAPYQYELRMKAIEAIDQGQKKSEVARRFGISRNTIYLWLKRRETTGSIDPALHYQKGSNPKITDWEKFEAFLEKHQGKTEEEMAEAWEEPISRHTIHRSIEKLNYAKQFPHLVKKK; translated from the coding sequence ATGGCTGCCCCTTACCAATATGAATTACGAATGAAAGCGATCGAAGCGATTGATCAAGGACAAAAAAAAAGCGAAGTGGCTCGTCGGTTTGGCATCAGTCGCAATACGATTTATCTGTGGTTGAAACGACGGGAAACAACGGGAAGCATTGATCCTGCTCTACATTATCAAAAAGGAAGTAACCCGAAAATTACGGACTGGGAAAAGTTTGAGGCGTTTCTCGAAAAACATCAGGGTAAAACTGAAGAAGAAATGGCAGAAGCTTGGGAAGAACCGATCAGCCGTCATACAATTCATCGCAGTATTGAAAAGCTCAATTATGCCAAACAATTTCCCCATTTGGTTAAGAAAAAATGA
- a CDS encoding Ig-like domain-containing protein: protein MPRHIVSAEDIFVTPGEVAPITLTYRTNPEEENANTFNFSVAIDSSDLNVEDTNPDLTGIQLPEGTFVTDFVFGDTDPAEGFQSISADNDENDIDNDPSTDVLVTLAYARPFDGDWPFAAEGVDGQPVTLGTLEFTTLDDFTGTRANIILRDPDSEFIQADVAPEDQLGLFNIPEERLDAVNIKAENDIPNHAIDAELDSAFEPGSNVDISLTYSSQDPVRANANTFNFDVAINSSVFTIEDTNPDLTGIQLPEGTFVTDFVFGDINAEDEGFQSISANFDTEDVDNDPRTDVIITLAYARPFDEDDRPFEGDWPFAAEGVTEDQTSVDLGSLRLPLSGDFNPETQATTVNVVLREPDSDFEGSQGDVLDQLTLPLDVVENEPPQIQTPGEQNIDENNTAVVTVEATDPDGDNLSFSLSGGADQGRFAIDADGNLSFAEAPNFENPQDDNGDNVYEVDVTVSDGNEQTEDVTQSFQVTVNDVNEAPVAEDDTATTDEDSVLEVGITPRQVVSAELLNDAVADDEANIALRYSTANPPQQNAQTFNFQVAVDSSQFVIEDTNTELSDIQLSDEIFVDAFEFGSLFGTVPSASEDTEDIDNNPDTDVVITFAYFRLDGDWPFGADDVAPDQEVVDLGTLSLPLSDGFDETTAQVTLREPDSNFEGNNGDILTTIALPSGDTESQLASNLLANDSDPDEGDTLTISAVNGDAANVGTEVELASGALLTVNDNGSYIFDPNGAFESLPVGQSEDVTFTYTVSDAEGLPDEATATITVEGRNDTPEFVAPDPFEFTVDEFVETPTDGGNGASDAPVQIEVNLLANENGTPGAELTPADIANGDSFFVEVVASADDPSGISSLSLELGFDSTVLSAVEEQFNDATNIIVDRFDFDLGRVADLENGTITLAGGTIDATTDDDGDGVPDNVIGANGNPEQFALLQFEAIADPTDTVIDLEFPGVDDNGNPLGGTLGDATALSDVELDVQDFTFSDTQEGDGTFVGIVEAVDPDEGDTVSLSLTGDVDDDLFTIDAETGELSFNEAPDFENPQDEDGNNIYEVEVTATDSEGEAVSDTLDVIVENVNEVPTAQDDTGSTDEDTVLTVEVAEGVLANDTDPDGDDLTVSAVNGGEDNVGTEITLDSGALLTLNADGSYEYDSNGVFDELNDGETATDTFTYTVADGNGGTDTAEVTITIDGITDNVPPNFVDTEIAVDENTTAVPLEVEDADGDEVTLSLAGGDDRSLFEIDPNTGDLRFITAPDFENPLDDDRDNLYEVEVTADDGNGGTTTELLEITVTDQEISGDPNEPNVVNIDPSEPLIHTLDTETGNSDGLVEVGLVLLQPGQTTEAALEAGANVRTVFSVFPDTFDNGEPGTFEDLGTIQRILSVVGSNRVGYVLNEGNDQTIDEILAQDTNNLAESFEFGNFNQSQQGNTLTLEAGGVTFEVSQTGEESPLGANLQAQGLEVFDLRENVDGTQLTENDAVDARLSFDLISVAAFDNAIGFYTVDGGNGAIDGVNPGDEGYLDALLSNVVTDDSNGEEEDIILRGGANVDETSAEDFEVQIQGGQIIVPFIIARGGNLDALPDGADELPLRSEIYTPFIGANSDGADHFRLLADNTFGIEDLRGGGDQDFNDIIFQFDFA, encoded by the coding sequence ATGCCACGTCATATTGTTTCCGCAGAAGACATTTTTGTTACCCCAGGAGAAGTTGCTCCGATTACTCTTACTTACAGGACAAACCCTGAAGAAGAGAATGCAAATACTTTTAATTTTAGTGTTGCGATCGATTCATCAGACCTAAATGTTGAAGATACAAATCCAGACCTAACAGGAATTCAATTACCAGAAGGAACTTTTGTTACTGATTTTGTTTTTGGAGATACTGACCCTGCTGAAGGTTTCCAAAGTATCAGTGCTGATAATGATGAAAATGATATAGATAATGATCCAAGCACAGATGTCTTGGTTACTTTAGCTTATGCCAGACCCTTTGATGGAGACTGGCCCTTTGCTGCGGAAGGAGTTGATGGACAACCCGTAACTTTGGGAACGTTAGAATTTACAACGCTCGATGATTTTACAGGAACAAGAGCCAACATTATCCTCAGAGATCCTGATAGCGAATTCATTCAAGCAGATGTTGCTCCTGAAGATCAATTAGGATTATTCAATATTCCAGAGGAAAGATTAGATGCAGTCAACATTAAAGCAGAAAATGACATTCCTAATCACGCCATTGATGCAGAGCTAGATTCAGCCTTTGAACCTGGTTCTAATGTTGACATTAGCTTAACCTATAGTTCACAAGACCCAGTAAGAGCTAATGCCAACACATTTAACTTTGATGTTGCTATTAACTCTTCTGTTTTCACCATTGAAGATACAAACCCAGACCTAACAGGAATTCAATTACCAGAAGGAACTTTTGTTACTGATTTTGTTTTTGGAGACATAAATGCAGAGGATGAAGGCTTCCAAAGCATTAGTGCAAACTTTGATACGGAAGATGTTGATAACGATCCAAGAACAGACGTTATTATTACCTTAGCTTACGCCAGACCTTTTGATGAAGATGACAGACCTTTTGAGGGAGATTGGCCTTTTGCTGCAGAGGGAGTTACTGAAGACCAAACCTCTGTTGATTTAGGTAGTTTGCGACTTCCGTTAAGCGGGGACTTTAATCCAGAAACCCAAGCTACAACAGTTAATGTTGTCTTACGAGAGCCAGATTCAGATTTTGAAGGAAGTCAGGGAGATGTTTTAGATCAATTAACTCTCCCCCTTGATGTGGTGGAAAATGAGCCTCCACAAATCCAGACGCCAGGGGAACAAAACATTGATGAAAATAACACCGCAGTTGTTACTGTAGAGGCGACTGATCCAGATGGAGATAACCTCAGCTTTTCCTTGTCTGGTGGTGCTGATCAAGGTCGATTCGCGATCGATGCTGATGGAAACTTAAGTTTTGCTGAAGCACCCAACTTTGAAAACCCACAAGATGATAATGGGGATAATGTTTATGAAGTTGACGTGACGGTTAGTGATGGTAATGAGCAAACTGAAGATGTCACTCAATCCTTCCAAGTCACCGTCAATGATGTGAACGAAGCACCTGTTGCCGAAGATGACACAGCGACCACTGATGAAGATAGCGTTCTCGAAGTTGGAATTACACCGCGCCAAGTGGTTTCTGCCGAGTTACTCAATGATGCAGTAGCCGATGATGAAGCAAACATTGCTTTACGGTATAGCACAGCTAACCCACCGCAACAAAACGCTCAAACATTTAACTTCCAAGTCGCCGTTGACTCCAGCCAATTTGTCATTGAAGATACCAATACTGAGCTATCAGATATTCAATTATCGGATGAGATTTTTGTGGATGCCTTTGAGTTTGGCTCTTTATTTGGCACTGTTCCCAGCGCTTCGGAAGATACAGAGGATATTGACAACAATCCAGACACAGATGTCGTTATTACTTTTGCCTACTTCCGTCTAGATGGAGATTGGCCCTTTGGTGCTGATGATGTTGCACCTGACCAAGAAGTAGTAGATTTAGGAACACTGAGTCTTCCCTTATCAGACGGTTTTGATGAAACTACGGCTCAAGTTACCTTACGAGAACCGGATTCTAACTTTGAAGGCAATAACGGCGATATTTTAACCACAATTGCGCTTCCTTCTGGAGACACAGAAAGCCAGCTTGCCAGCAATCTCCTTGCCAATGATAGTGATCCTGATGAAGGAGATACACTCACAATCAGTGCCGTTAATGGCGATGCGGCCAATGTCGGAACTGAGGTTGAGCTTGCTTCGGGAGCATTACTAACGGTTAACGACAATGGAAGCTACATTTTCGATCCCAACGGTGCATTTGAAAGCCTCCCTGTAGGACAAAGTGAGGATGTTACCTTCACCTACACCGTTAGTGATGCTGAGGGATTACCCGATGAGGCAACCGCAACCATTACCGTTGAAGGGCGCAACGATACTCCTGAATTTGTCGCTCCAGACCCCTTTGAGTTCACCGTTGATGAGTTTGTCGAAACCCCAACCGATGGTGGTAATGGAGCATCTGATGCGCCAGTACAAATTGAAGTTAATCTTCTCGCCAACGAAAATGGTACTCCAGGAGCGGAACTGACTCCTGCTGATATTGCTAATGGCGACTCTTTCTTCGTCGAGGTTGTCGCTTCTGCAGATGACCCCAGTGGGATTAGCTCTCTCTCTTTAGAATTAGGATTTGACTCGACGGTTCTCAGCGCCGTAGAAGAGCAGTTTAATGATGCCACCAATATCATCGTTGACCGCTTTGATTTTGATCTCGGTCGCGTTGCAGATTTAGAAAACGGTACGATTACGCTTGCCGGAGGCACAATTGATGCCACTACAGATGATGACGGGGATGGTGTTCCTGACAATGTAATTGGTGCCAATGGCAACCCAGAACAGTTTGCCCTGTTACAATTTGAAGCCATCGCTGATCCCACCGATACTGTCATTGACTTAGAGTTCCCCGGAGTTGATGACAATGGTAATCCTCTCGGAGGAACTTTAGGAGATGCTACGGCACTCAGTGATGTAGAACTCGATGTGCAAGACTTCACTTTTAGTGATACTCAAGAAGGAGATGGCACTTTCGTGGGAATAGTTGAAGCCGTTGATCCAGATGAGGGAGATACAGTGAGCTTGTCTCTCACTGGCGACGTGGATGATGATTTATTCACCATTGATGCGGAAACTGGGGAACTGAGCTTTAATGAAGCCCCAGACTTTGAAAATCCTCAAGACGAAGATGGGAATAACATTTATGAAGTTGAGGTGACTGCCACTGACAGTGAAGGGGAAGCAGTCAGCGATACTTTAGACGTAATCGTTGAGAATGTAAATGAAGTTCCCACTGCCCAAGATGACACAGGTAGCACCGATGAAGATACGGTTCTTACTGTGGAAGTAGCAGAAGGCGTTCTCGCTAATGATACTGATCCCGATGGGGATGACTTGACTGTCAGCGCTGTCAATGGGGGAGAAGACAATGTTGGCACAGAGATTACCCTAGATTCTGGAGCATTACTGACTCTCAACGCTGATGGAAGCTATGAGTATGATTCCAATGGCGTATTTGATGAACTGAACGATGGGGAGACTGCTACGGATACTTTTACTTATACCGTAGCTGACGGTAACGGTGGTACAGATACCGCAGAAGTCACAATTACCATCGACGGAATCACAGATAATGTTCCTCCTAACTTTGTCGATACCGAGATTGCAGTTGATGAAAACACCACTGCTGTTCCTTTAGAAGTTGAAGACGCAGATGGGGATGAGGTAACACTTTCTCTAGCTGGCGGCGACGATCGGAGCTTATTTGAAATTGACCCGAATACAGGTGATTTACGCTTTATCACTGCGCCTGACTTTGAAAATCCTCTAGACGACGATCGCGATAATCTTTATGAGGTAGAAGTTACTGCTGATGACGGTAATGGCGGTACAACCACAGAACTGTTAGAAATTACAGTAACTGACCAAGAGATTTCTGGCGATCCGAATGAGCCTAACGTTGTCAACATTGACCCATCAGAGCCTTTAATCCATACCTTGGACACTGAAACCGGTAATAGTGATGGCTTAGTTGAAGTAGGGTTAGTATTACTCCAACCTGGTCAAACCACTGAAGCGGCTTTAGAAGCAGGTGCTAATGTTCGCACAGTTTTCTCTGTGTTCCCAGATACATTTGACAATGGTGAGCCAGGAACGTTTGAAGATTTAGGCACAATTCAACGGATTCTTTCGGTTGTCGGATCAAATCGGGTGGGTTACGTCCTTAACGAAGGGAATGATCAAACTATTGACGAGATTCTTGCCCAAGATACTAATAATTTGGCAGAAAGTTTCGAGTTTGGCAACTTTAATCAAAGTCAGCAAGGTAACACACTCACTTTAGAAGCAGGTGGCGTTACCTTTGAGGTAAGTCAGACGGGAGAAGAATCACCTCTTGGCGCTAACTTGCAAGCACAAGGTTTGGAAGTCTTTGACTTAAGAGAAAATGTTGATGGCACTCAATTGACGGAAAATGACGCGGTTGATGCTCGCTTGAGCTTTGACTTAATCTCCGTTGCTGCGTTTGATAATGCCATTGGTTTCTACACCGTAGATGGAGGGAATGGCGCGATCGATGGCGTTAACCCCGGAGATGAGGGTTATCTTGATGCTTTACTGAGCAATGTTGTAACTGACGACAGCAATGGTGAAGAGGAAGATATTATTCTCCGAGGTGGAGCAAATGTCGATGAAACTTCCGCAGAGGACTTTGAAGTTCAAATTCAAGGCGGACAGATTATTGTTCCTTTCATCATTGCGCGAGGTGGTAATTTGGATGCACTTCCCGACGGTGCTGATGAGTTACCTTTACGCTCTGAAATTTATACTCCCTTTATTGGAGCAAATAGCGATGGTGCTGACCACTTCCGTCTCTTAGCTGATAATACTTTCGGTATTGAAGACTTACGAGGTGGCGGTGACCAAGACTTCAACGATATTATCTTCCAATTTGATTTTGCTTAG